From a single Bacillus sp. NEB1478 genomic region:
- a CDS encoding YslB family protein: MFKQKTNEETAPVEKASVSQFAYELLRSDLLPELLGKEERNILYWAGRHLARKYPLHTMEEVHAFFNEAAWGTLEMIEASSSEMVFSLNSSLIEQRLQNFHNQTFSLEAGFLAEQIQLQKKCTTEALESIKRNKISFTVQWDKKDTID, from the coding sequence ATGTTTAAGCAAAAAACAAACGAAGAAACCGCACCTGTCGAAAAGGCTTCCGTATCGCAATTTGCCTATGAATTACTTCGTAGCGATTTGTTACCTGAACTTCTTGGTAAGGAAGAAAGAAATATTCTATATTGGGCTGGCAGACATCTAGCCAGAAAATATCCTTTACATACAATGGAAGAAGTACACGCCTTTTTCAATGAAGCAGCATGGGGCACACTAGAAATGATCGAGGCATCAAGCAGCGAAATGGTCTTTTCTTTAAACTCTTCACTCATTGAACAGCGATTGCAGAATTTTCATAATCAAACCTTTAGTTTAGAAGCAGGTTTCCTCGCTGAACAAATTCAGCTGCAAAAAAAGTGCACGACAGAAGCTTTAGAATCTATCAAACGAAATAAAATTTCTTTCACTGTACAGTGGGATAAAAAGGATACGATTGATTGA
- a CDS encoding succinate dehydrogenase cytochrome b558 subunit: MAGNKDFVNRRIHSLLGVIPIGLFLVQHLVVNHFATRGAEDFNAAAHFMESLPFRIVLETFVIYLPLLFHAVYGLYITFQAKNNVSRYGYFRNAMFLVQRVTGIITLIFLAWHVWETRIQAAMGAEVNFSMMEDILSSPVMVAFYLVGVLSAVFHFANGLWSFFVSWGLTVSPRSQKISTYVTLGVFILLAIVSVRSIFAFI, encoded by the coding sequence ATGGCTGGCAATAAAGATTTTGTCAACAGAAGGATTCATTCACTATTAGGAGTTATTCCTATCGGGCTTTTTCTCGTTCAGCATCTAGTTGTAAACCACTTTGCAACAAGAGGTGCAGAGGATTTTAATGCCGCAGCACATTTTATGGAAAGTTTACCATTTCGAATTGTACTAGAAACGTTTGTTATTTACTTACCACTGCTTTTTCATGCGGTGTACGGACTATATATTACGTTTCAAGCGAAAAACAACGTTAGCCGCTATGGCTATTTCCGTAATGCAATGTTCCTCGTCCAGCGTGTAACTGGTATTATTACTCTTATTTTTCTTGCGTGGCATGTTTGGGAAACACGCATACAAGCCGCTATGGGGGCTGAAGTTAACTTCTCTATGATGGAAGATATCCTAAGTTCACCAGTGATGGTTGCTTTTTATTTAGTTGGAGTTCTATCAGCGGTCTTTCATTTTGCGAATGGACTATGGTCTTTCTTTGTAAGCTGGGGCCTAACTGTTTCTCCTCGTTCACAAAAGATTTCTACATACGTAACATTGGGCGTATTTATTCTCTTAGCCATTGTTAGCGTACGTTCTATTTTTGCATTCATTTAA
- the sdhA gene encoding succinate dehydrogenase flavoprotein subunit: protein MSNQKIIIVGGGLAGLMATIKAAEAGVNVDLFSVVPVKRSHSVCAQGGINGAVNTKGEGDSPWEHFDDSVYGGDFLANQPPVKAMCDAAPGIIHLMDRMGVMFNRTPEGLLDFRRFGGTQHHRTAFAGATTGQQLLYALDEQVRRYEVAGLVTKYEGWEFLSAVIDEEGQCRGITAQNLKSMEISSFSADAVIMATGGPGIIFGKSTNSVINTGGAASSLYQQGVYYANGEFIQIHPTAIPGDDKLRLMSESARGEGGRVWTYKDGKPWYFLEEKYPAYGNLVPRDIATREIFHVCVDLKLGINGENMVYLDLSHKDPKELDIKLGGIIEIYEKFMGDDPRKVPMKIFPAVHYSMGGMWVDYDQMTNIPGLFAAGECEYQYHGANRLGANSLLSAIYGGMMAGPSAVKYIKGLEKTVEDVSASVFENQVRKDQEVYNNILSMDGTENAYVIHKELGEWMTDNVTVVRYNDKLKQTDEKIQELMQRYKNININDTSKWSNQGASFTRQLWHMLQLARVITLGALNRDESRGAHYKPDFPERNDENWLKTTKAKFNPAVNGPEFEYEEVDVSLIQPRKRDYSKNK from the coding sequence TTGAGTAATCAGAAAATTATTATTGTTGGCGGAGGTCTCGCCGGTTTGATGGCTACAATCAAAGCTGCAGAAGCTGGTGTGAATGTCGACCTTTTTTCAGTTGTACCTGTAAAACGATCACATTCTGTTTGTGCACAAGGCGGTATAAACGGTGCAGTTAATACAAAAGGTGAAGGAGATTCACCTTGGGAACACTTCGATGATTCTGTTTACGGCGGTGACTTCTTAGCGAATCAGCCACCTGTAAAAGCAATGTGTGATGCAGCACCTGGTATCATCCATTTAATGGACCGTATGGGAGTTATGTTTAATAGAACACCAGAAGGATTACTTGATTTCCGTCGTTTTGGTGGAACTCAGCATCACCGTACAGCATTCGCTGGCGCAACTACAGGACAGCAGCTATTATATGCTTTGGATGAGCAAGTTCGCCGTTATGAAGTTGCAGGTCTTGTAACTAAATACGAGGGCTGGGAGTTCTTATCTGCTGTCATAGACGAAGAAGGACAGTGCCGTGGTATTACAGCACAAAATTTAAAGTCAATGGAGATTTCAAGTTTCTCTGCTGACGCTGTAATTATGGCGACAGGCGGCCCTGGTATTATTTTCGGGAAATCTACTAACTCTGTAATCAATACAGGCGGAGCAGCATCTTCTCTTTATCAGCAAGGTGTATATTATGCGAATGGCGAGTTCATTCAAATTCATCCAACTGCTATTCCAGGAGACGATAAGCTTCGTTTAATGAGTGAATCTGCTCGTGGTGAAGGCGGACGTGTCTGGACATATAAAGACGGAAAACCTTGGTATTTCCTTGAAGAAAAATATCCTGCATACGGAAACCTTGTTCCGCGTGATATCGCGACTCGTGAAATTTTCCATGTGTGCGTAGATTTAAAGCTTGGTATCAACGGTGAAAACATGGTTTACCTGGATCTTTCTCATAAAGATCCAAAAGAGCTTGATATTAAACTTGGTGGAATTATTGAGATTTATGAGAAGTTTATGGGAGATGATCCTCGTAAAGTTCCTATGAAAATATTCCCTGCGGTTCACTATTCAATGGGTGGAATGTGGGTAGATTATGATCAAATGACAAATATCCCAGGTCTTTTTGCAGCGGGTGAGTGTGAGTACCAATATCATGGTGCTAACCGACTTGGAGCAAACTCTCTTCTTTCTGCGATCTACGGCGGAATGATGGCGGGTCCTTCAGCAGTTAAGTACATCAAAGGTTTGGAAAAAACAGTTGAAGACGTGTCTGCTTCTGTATTTGAAAATCAAGTCAGAAAAGATCAAGAAGTATATAACAACATTCTTTCTATGGATGGAACTGAGAATGCTTACGTAATCCATAAAGAGCTTGGTGAATGGATGACGGATAACGTTACAGTTGTAAGATACAACGATAAATTAAAACAAACAGATGAAAAGATCCAAGAATTGATGCAGCGTTACAAAAACATCAATATCAATGATACATCCAAATGGAGTAATCAAGGTGCATCCTTTACACGCCAGCTTTGGCACATGCTTCAGCTTGCACGAGTTATCACATTAGGTGCATTAAATCGTGATGAAAGCCGCGGTGCGCATTATAAACCAGATTTTCCAGAACGTAATGATGAGAACTGGTTGAAAACGACTAAAGCGAAATTCAATCCAGCTGTCAATGGACCTGAATTTGAGTATGAAGAAGTTGACGTTTCGTTAATTCAACCACGTAAACGTGACTATTCTAAAAACAAGTAA
- the sdhB gene encoding succinate dehydrogenase iron-sulfur subunit encodes MSTKMVKFSVTRQDSPDSAPYIEEFEIPHRPNMNVISALMEIRRNPVNAKGEATSPITWEMNCLEEVCGACSMVINGKPRQSCTALVDQLEQPIRLEPMKTFPVVRDLAIDRSRMFNALKRVKAWIPIDGTYDLGPGPRMPETKRQWAYELSKCMTCGVCLEACPNVNSKSDFIGPAPLSQVRLFNAHPTGAMNKEERLNAIMDDGGLAECGNSQNCVQSCPKGIPLTTSIAALNRDTSFQAFKNFFGSDR; translated from the coding sequence ATGAGCACAAAAATGGTTAAATTCAGCGTCACGAGACAAGATAGCCCTGATTCTGCCCCATATATAGAAGAGTTTGAGATTCCGCATCGTCCGAACATGAACGTTATTTCTGCTCTTATGGAAATTCGAAGAAATCCGGTTAATGCAAAAGGGGAAGCTACTTCTCCTATTACATGGGAAATGAACTGTTTGGAAGAAGTCTGTGGTGCCTGTTCTATGGTGATCAACGGAAAGCCGAGACAATCATGTACAGCACTTGTGGATCAATTGGAACAGCCGATCCGCCTTGAACCAATGAAGACTTTTCCTGTGGTACGTGACTTGGCAATCGATCGAAGCAGAATGTTCAATGCTCTTAAGCGAGTAAAGGCATGGATTCCAATCGATGGTACATACGATTTGGGACCTGGACCGCGTATGCCGGAAACGAAGCGTCAATGGGCATATGAACTTTCAAAATGCATGACTTGCGGAGTATGTTTAGAGGCATGTCCAAACGTTAACAGCAAATCTGATTTCATTGGACCTGCACCACTTTCACAAGTTCGTTTATTTAATGCACATCCGACAGGTGCCATGAATAAAGAAGAACGTTTAAATGCAATCATGGATGATGGGGGACTTGCTGAGTGTGGAAACTCGCAAAACTGTGTACAGTCATGTCCTAAAGGAATTCCATTAACAACATCAATCGCAGCTCTTAACCGGGATACATCATTCCAGGCATTTAAAAATTTCTTTGGCAGTGACAGATAA
- a CDS encoding thioesterase family protein — MARQDYITTFDEWKKDFHYYQELFVRFGEIDGFGHVNNTNIFIYMEEARISLFKELGLMKSWGTPNSEEIPVVADLQCDYLAQIMYDERLKVFVKINYVGSSSIDLHYMGLNEKEEPVFTGRGSIVQISRKSGRPSKWTEEQKSLFYHFSQKAHV, encoded by the coding sequence GTGGCTAGACAAGATTACATCACAACTTTTGATGAGTGGAAAAAAGACTTTCATTATTATCAAGAATTATTTGTGAGGTTTGGCGAAATAGACGGCTTTGGACATGTGAACAATACTAATATATTCATTTATATGGAAGAAGCCAGAATCTCTCTTTTTAAAGAATTAGGACTTATGAAATCGTGGGGAACTCCAAATTCAGAAGAAATACCAGTAGTTGCAGATTTGCAATGTGATTACTTAGCACAGATTATGTATGATGAGCGTTTAAAAGTATTTGTGAAAATTAATTATGTGGGTTCCTCTTCTATTGATCTGCATTATATGGGACTGAATGAAAAAGAAGAGCCTGTTTTTACAGGGAGAGGATCCATCGTACAGATTTCAAGAAAAAGCGGTCGTCCTTCAAAATGGACCGAAGAGCAAAAATCCCTATTTTATCATTTTTCACAAAAAGCCCATGTGTAA
- a CDS encoding response regulator transcription factor: MKDKHYRPKPLLTKREREVFELLVQDKTTKEIAEQLFISEKTVRNHISNTMQKLGVKGRSQAVVELLRLGELEI, translated from the coding sequence TTGAAGGATAAACACTACCGACCGAAGCCTCTACTTACAAAAAGAGAGAGAGAAGTTTTCGAACTACTAGTCCAAGACAAAACCACAAAAGAAATTGCGGAACAATTATTTATTAGTGAGAAAACAGTTCGAAACCATATTTCGAATACCATGCAAAAGCTTGGGGTAAAAGGACGCTCTCAAGCCGTTGTAGAATTATTGAGGCTTGGAGAACTCGAGATTTAG
- the glcT gene encoding glucose PTS transporter transcription antiterminator GlcT, producing the protein MKNNLQVKKVLNNNVVIVSDSLNKELIVIGKGIGFAKKQGDSILDDQIDKLFVLKDENEQKQYRTLLTYIDEKTVELINDIIVYIGNRFENKLNEHIHVALTDHIAFAVKRYQQGMDIKNPFLTETQTLYPKEFTVAEEVIEVINRELNIYLPEGEIGFVALHIHSGITNKSVTDIKKHSVLINTLITMIQQSLDLLIDTKSINYLRLVRHLRHAIERISMGEKMEEQERLAKVLKEEYPVCYNLAWKLIKVMQNSLNKPVPHAEAVYLTMHLQRLSRYDNE; encoded by the coding sequence ATGAAAAATAACCTGCAAGTCAAAAAGGTATTAAATAATAACGTGGTTATTGTATCGGACTCTTTAAACAAGGAGCTAATAGTTATTGGGAAAGGGATCGGTTTTGCCAAAAAGCAAGGAGATTCTATTCTTGATGATCAAATTGATAAGCTGTTTGTCTTGAAAGATGAGAATGAACAAAAACAATATCGTACGTTATTAACCTATATCGATGAAAAAACTGTAGAACTTATTAATGACATTATTGTATATATAGGAAATAGGTTCGAAAACAAATTAAATGAGCATATACATGTTGCTTTAACAGATCATATTGCATTTGCCGTTAAGCGATATCAGCAAGGTATGGATATAAAGAATCCTTTTTTAACAGAAACACAAACGCTGTATCCGAAAGAGTTTACAGTGGCCGAAGAAGTAATAGAAGTTATAAATCGGGAATTGAACATCTATCTTCCAGAAGGTGAAATTGGATTCGTTGCCCTCCATATTCACAGCGGTATTACGAATAAAAGTGTTACAGATATTAAGAAACATTCTGTATTGATTAATACGCTTATCACAATGATTCAGCAATCTTTAGACCTTTTAATTGATACTAAGAGTATTAATTATTTGCGGCTGGTTAGACATTTGAGACATGCCATTGAAAGAATTTCAATGGGAGAAAAAATGGAAGAGCAAGAAAGGTTAGCAAAAGTGTTGAAAGAAGAATACCCGGTGTGCTACAATTTGGCTTGGAAGCTAATCAAGGTCATGCAAAATTCCTTGAATAAGCCCGTACCCCATGCAGAAGCAGTTTATCTAACGATGCATTTGCAAAGGCTTTCGCGATATGACAATGAATAG
- the ptsG gene encoding glucose-specific PTS transporter subunit IIBC — MFKKLFGVLQRVGKALMLPVAILPAAGLLLAFGTAFKNPELIKLLPALDASWFQLVANVMEQSGNIVFSNLSLLFAVGVAVGLAGGEGVAGLAAIIGYLIMNVTMSVIEGVKPEMIDKDPSFAMVLGIPTLQTGVFGGIIVGILASYLYKRYYNIELPQYLGFFAGKRFVPIITAVSALILGIVMTWIWPPIQNGLNVFSESMINSNLTLASFVFGVIERSLIPFGLHHIFYSPFWFEFGSYHSATEGLVRGDQRIFFAQLKDNVPLTAGTFMTGKFPFMMFGLPAAALAIYQEARPEHKKVVAGIMASAALTSFLTGITEPIEFTFLFVAPVLFGIHAIFAGLSFMTMQLLNVKIGMTFSGGVIDYLLFGVLPNRTDWWLVIPVGLVFSVIYYFGFRFAIRKWDLKTPGREIVDDEVETNVGPSNNDSLAANILEGLGGKSNIADLDACITRLRVAVRDPKEVDKNRLKKLGASGVLEMGNSIQAIFGTRSDTIKSEIKDIMDGKTVAKPKNSEKVAEQGELADTKSNDVVTPVSSVSTDAERFVSPIKGKLLPITEVPDQVFSGKMMGDGFAIEPADGLVVSPVNGKIINVFPTKHAIGIESDSGKEILIHFGIDTVKLKGEGFETFVSEGDKVEAGQKLLKVDLSFVKENAPSVITPIVFTNLSGETVSVEKTGTVGIEEENIIKFKK; from the coding sequence ATGTTTAAAAAATTGTTTGGTGTACTTCAGCGTGTAGGTAAAGCATTAATGCTGCCCGTTGCAATTTTGCCAGCTGCTGGTTTGCTTTTAGCGTTTGGTACTGCTTTTAAAAATCCTGAATTGATAAAATTGCTGCCTGCGCTTGATGCCAGCTGGTTTCAGCTAGTAGCCAATGTAATGGAGCAGTCGGGGAACATTGTGTTTTCCAACTTGTCATTATTATTTGCAGTAGGTGTAGCCGTTGGACTTGCTGGCGGTGAAGGTGTTGCTGGATTAGCTGCTATTATCGGATACTTGATCATGAACGTTACGATGAGTGTTATCGAAGGTGTTAAACCGGAAATGATTGATAAAGATCCATCATTTGCAATGGTTTTAGGCATTCCAACCCTGCAAACAGGGGTTTTCGGCGGTATTATCGTGGGTATTCTTGCTTCATATCTTTATAAAAGGTATTACAACATTGAACTTCCGCAATATCTTGGATTCTTTGCGGGCAAACGTTTTGTTCCAATTATAACAGCGGTTTCAGCATTGATTTTAGGAATTGTTATGACTTGGATTTGGCCGCCTATTCAAAATGGCTTGAATGTTTTTTCAGAAAGCATGATTAACTCTAATTTAACATTAGCTTCTTTTGTTTTTGGTGTTATTGAGAGATCATTAATACCATTTGGTCTTCATCATATTTTTTACTCTCCGTTTTGGTTTGAGTTTGGTTCATACCATTCTGCTACAGAAGGTTTGGTCCGCGGAGATCAGCGTATTTTCTTTGCACAATTAAAAGACAATGTCCCGTTAACAGCAGGGACATTCATGACAGGTAAATTCCCGTTCATGATGTTTGGACTTCCTGCTGCAGCACTAGCTATTTATCAAGAAGCACGCCCAGAACACAAAAAAGTGGTTGCTGGTATTATGGCTTCAGCTGCATTAACATCTTTCCTGACAGGGATTACTGAACCGATCGAGTTTACATTCCTTTTTGTAGCGCCAGTCCTTTTTGGAATTCATGCTATTTTTGCAGGTCTATCATTTATGACTATGCAATTGCTAAATGTTAAAATTGGTATGACATTCTCAGGCGGTGTAATTGATTACTTACTATTTGGTGTATTGCCTAACCGTACAGACTGGTGGCTTGTTATACCTGTAGGACTAGTGTTCTCAGTTATATATTATTTTGGATTTCGTTTTGCGATCCGCAAGTGGGATCTTAAAACTCCAGGCCGTGAAATTGTAGACGATGAAGTAGAAACTAACGTTGGACCATCTAATAATGACTCGTTAGCAGCGAATATTTTAGAAGGACTAGGCGGAAAATCCAATATTGCAGACTTGGATGCGTGTATTACTCGTCTTCGAGTTGCAGTCCGCGATCCTAAAGAAGTGGACAAGAATCGTTTGAAGAAGCTAGGTGCTTCTGGTGTCCTTGAGATGGGTAACAGCATTCAGGCAATCTTTGGAACACGCTCTGACACAATCAAGAGCGAAATCAAAGATATTATGGATGGAAAAACAGTAGCCAAGCCTAAAAACAGCGAAAAAGTAGCTGAACAAGGTGAACTAGCGGATACAAAATCAAATGATGTTGTTACGCCTGTTTCTTCAGTTTCAACTGATGCAGAACGTTTCGTATCTCCGATTAAAGGGAAATTACTTCCGATAACTGAAGTGCCGGATCAAGTATTCTCTGGCAAGATGATGGGTGATGGTTTTGCGATTGAACCAGCAGATGGTTTGGTGGTTTCACCGGTCAATGGTAAGATTATTAATGTATTCCCTACAAAGCATGCAATCGGAATCGAGTCTGACAGCGGAAAAGAAATTTTAATTCATTTTGGAATCGACACTGTTAAGTTAAAAGGTGAAGGTTTTGAAACATTTGTTTCTGAAGGAGACAAAGTTGAAGCTGGTCAGAAACTATTGAAGGTTGACTTAAGTTTTGTAAAAGAAAATGCACCTTCTGTAATAACTCCGATTGTATTTACAAACTTATCGGGCGAAACTGTTTCAGTAGAAAAAACAGGAACAGTAGGTATTGAAGAAGAAAACATTATTAAATTTAAAAAATAA
- a CDS encoding phosphocarrier protein HPr — protein sequence MAEKTFKVTSESGIHARPATTLVNQAGQFSSDITLDYNGKSVNLKSIMGVMSLGIQSGAEITVKAEGSDADEALAAIEDVMKKEGLGE from the coding sequence ATGGCAGAAAAAACATTTAAAGTAACTAGCGAATCAGGGATTCACGCACGTCCAGCAACAACTTTAGTAAACCAAGCTGGTCAGTTCAGTTCAGATATTACTCTTGACTACAATGGCAAGAGCGTTAACTTAAAGTCAATCATGGGTGTTATGAGTCTTGGTATTCAATCTGGTGCAGAAATCACTGTTAAAGCTGAAGGATCTGATGCTGATGAAGCATTAGCAGCAATCGAAGATGTAATGAAAAAAGAAGGGCTTGGTGAGTAA
- the ptsP gene encoding phosphoenolpyruvate--protein phosphotransferase, whose protein sequence is MSEKISGIAASAGIAIAKAFVLQNPELTIEKKPVANIAEEIERFQAAINVSKEELSVIKEKANKELGEDKAAIFAAHLLVLSDPELVDAVKQKIENEKINAEVAMNDISSMFINMFEQMDNEYMKERAADIRDVSKRVLAHLLDVKFTTPASIAEEVIILAEDLTPSDTAQLNRKFVKGFATDIGGRTSHSAIMSRSMEIPAVVGTKVVTEKVKNNVMVIIDGLDGQVIIDPTDDEIAVYQEKQKKYQQQKEEWAKLVNEKTLSSDGVQVELAANIGTPADVKGVLENGAEGVGLYRTEFLYMGRDQLPTEEEQFKAYKEVLDKMEGKPVVIRTLDIGGDKELSYLNLPKELNPFLGFRAIRLCLEEQEIFRTQLRALLRASSYGNLKIMFPMIATLEEFRSAKSILMDEKEKLVNEGTKVSEDIEVGIMVEIPSTAVMADTFAKEVDFFSIGTNDLIQYTMAADRMNEQVSYLYQPYNPAILRLVKMVIDASHKEGKWTGMCGEMAGDPIAIPILLGLGLDEFSMSATSVLPARSQILGLSKEKISAHIDQILQMDTMQDVVKFVEENC, encoded by the coding sequence ATGTCTGAAAAAATTTCAGGTATTGCAGCATCAGCCGGCATAGCGATCGCTAAAGCATTTGTTCTTCAAAATCCAGAATTGACGATTGAGAAGAAACCAGTTGCTAATATTGCGGAAGAAATCGAACGTTTCCAAGCTGCGATTAATGTGTCAAAAGAAGAACTCTCAGTAATTAAAGAAAAAGCGAATAAAGAACTTGGTGAAGATAAGGCAGCGATATTTGCTGCCCATCTTCTTGTACTAAGTGACCCTGAGCTCGTTGATGCTGTAAAACAAAAAATAGAGAATGAAAAGATTAATGCAGAAGTGGCAATGAATGATATTTCTTCTATGTTCATCAATATGTTCGAGCAAATGGACAATGAATACATGAAAGAGCGCGCTGCTGATATTCGTGACGTTTCTAAACGTGTATTAGCTCATTTGCTGGATGTTAAATTTACTACACCAGCAAGCATTGCTGAAGAAGTAATAATCTTGGCTGAAGATCTTACTCCCTCAGACACTGCTCAATTGAATCGTAAATTTGTAAAAGGTTTTGCAACAGATATTGGGGGGAGAACATCGCACTCTGCGATCATGTCGCGTTCGATGGAAATCCCTGCTGTAGTAGGTACAAAGGTTGTTACAGAAAAAGTTAAGAATAATGTAATGGTGATTATTGATGGTCTCGATGGACAAGTAATCATTGATCCTACTGATGATGAAATCGCTGTTTATCAGGAAAAACAAAAAAAATATCAGCAACAAAAAGAAGAATGGGCAAAGCTGGTAAATGAAAAAACTTTATCTTCCGATGGTGTTCAAGTCGAATTGGCTGCCAACATTGGTACACCAGCAGATGTGAAAGGTGTACTGGAGAACGGGGCAGAAGGTGTCGGCTTATATAGAACAGAATTTTTGTATATGGGACGAGATCAGTTGCCAACTGAGGAAGAACAATTTAAAGCCTATAAAGAAGTACTAGACAAAATGGAAGGAAAGCCTGTCGTTATCCGAACATTGGATATAGGCGGTGATAAAGAACTTTCTTACTTGAATCTGCCGAAAGAACTAAACCCGTTCTTAGGGTTTCGCGCAATCCGGCTATGTTTAGAAGAACAAGAAATTTTCAGAACACAGCTTCGTGCTCTGCTTCGTGCAAGTAGTTATGGAAACTTGAAAATTATGTTCCCGATGATTGCAACACTTGAAGAATTCCGATCTGCGAAAAGCATATTAATGGATGAAAAAGAAAAGCTTGTGAACGAGGGAACAAAAGTTTCAGAAGATATCGAAGTAGGAATCATGGTAGAAATTCCATCAACTGCTGTTATGGCAGATACTTTTGCAAAAGAAGTGGATTTCTTCAGCATTGGTACGAATGACTTGATTCAGTACACCATGGCTGCTGATAGAATGAACGAACAAGTATCTTATTTATATCAGCCTTATAATCCAGCCATTTTAAGACTTGTTAAAATGGTAATCGATGCTTCACATAAAGAAGGCAAGTGGACTGGCATGTGCGGTGAGATGGCCGGAGATCCGATCGCGATTCCGATTCTATTAGGACTTGGGCTTGATGAGTTCTCGATGAGCGCTACATCAGTATTACCAGCACGCAGTCAGATTTTAGGCCTTTCAAAGGAAAAAATCAGTGCTCATATCGATCAAATTCTGCAGATGGATACGATGCAAGATGTTGTGAAGTTTGTAGAAGAGAATTGTTAA
- the racE gene encoding glutamate racemase, with protein MNRPIGVIDSGVGGLTVARELMRQLPKEEIIYLGDTKRCPYGPRPFDEVRKFTWEMIDYLLEHKIKMLVIACNTATAAVLEEAKMKLDIPVLGVIHPGARSALKITKNNHVGVIGTVGTINSDAYKQALQQIRSDVIVESLACPLFVPLVEQGKLNGEETIQAVSETLYPLKDVSIDTLILGCTHYPLLRPIIQQVMGEHIKLICSGAETAREVSVILDHSGLLNTGNHKPNHRFLATAESKQFLQIANHWLDTTVDMVECIKL; from the coding sequence TTGAATAGACCGATAGGAGTAATAGATTCAGGAGTTGGCGGATTAACAGTTGCTAGAGAGCTTATGAGACAGCTGCCAAAGGAAGAAATCATATATCTGGGAGATACAAAGAGATGCCCTTATGGACCAAGGCCGTTTGACGAGGTACGAAAATTCACATGGGAAATGATTGATTATCTTTTAGAGCATAAAATTAAAATGCTCGTTATTGCTTGCAATACTGCGACTGCAGCCGTACTCGAAGAGGCAAAAATGAAGCTTGATATTCCTGTATTAGGCGTTATACATCCAGGAGCACGTTCAGCTTTAAAGATAACCAAAAACAATCATGTGGGAGTTATAGGAACGGTAGGAACTATAAATAGTGATGCATATAAGCAAGCTTTGCAGCAAATCAGATCAGATGTGATCGTTGAAAGTCTGGCATGTCCATTATTTGTGCCTTTAGTTGAACAAGGAAAACTAAATGGGGAAGAAACCATTCAAGCAGTTTCTGAAACATTATATCCTCTTAAAGATGTGTCAATCGATACGTTGATATTAGGATGCACGCACTATCCGTTATTAAGACCCATTATTCAGCAAGTTATGGGCGAGCATATAAAATTGATTTGCTCTGGTGCGGAAACAGCCCGTGAAGTTTCAGTCATCTTGGATCACAGTGGTTTATTGAATACAGGTAATCATAAACCTAATCACCGTTTTTTAGCGACTGCTGAAAGTAAGCAATTTCTACAAATTGCGAACCATTGGCTTGATACCACAGTTGATATGGTAGAATGCATCAAACTTTAA